The following are encoded in a window of Sphaerisporangium siamense genomic DNA:
- the yidD gene encoding membrane protein insertion efficiency factor YidD codes for MTSRDTEAGTRAATPVRFALPGAVPSPTTPSAAVSPAARVLLGPIRFYRAFISPLLGPRCRFEPSCSAYGLEAIAVHGAARGLWMTVRRIGRCHPFHPGGYDPVPPRPVRSHDETQGS; via the coding sequence ATGACAAGCCGAGACACGGAGGCCGGGACACGGGCCGCCACCCCGGTGCGCTTCGCGCTGCCGGGCGCCGTCCCGAGCCCGACGACGCCCTCCGCGGCGGTCTCTCCGGCGGCGCGGGTCCTGCTGGGCCCGATCCGGTTCTATCGAGCCTTCATCAGCCCCCTCCTCGGGCCGCGATGCCGCTTCGAACCATCCTGTAGTGCCTATGGCCTCGAAGCGATCGCCGTCCACGGCGCGGCGCGGGGGCTGTGGATGACCGTCCGGCGAATCGGGCGTTGCCACCCCTTCCACCCGGGAGGTTACGACCCGGTGCCTCCGCGCCCGGTCCGGTCCCACGACGAAACGCAAGGGAGCTAG
- the rnpA gene encoding ribonuclease P protein component, translated as MRRGEEFANAIRGGRRAGRPTLVAHLSDRGDPQAPPLVGFVVSKAVGGAVVRNRVKRRLRHLMRHRLHSLPRGSLLVVRANPQAASARSEHLAAELDVALDRLIGRRSPERRQGRPAATDGRS; from the coding sequence ATGCGGCGGGGTGAGGAGTTCGCGAACGCGATCCGGGGAGGAAGACGCGCCGGACGCCCCACCCTCGTCGCCCACCTGAGCGACCGGGGCGATCCCCAGGCCCCGCCCCTGGTCGGCTTCGTGGTCTCCAAGGCCGTCGGCGGCGCGGTCGTCAGGAACCGCGTCAAGCGTCGCCTGCGTCACCTCATGCGGCACCGCCTGCACTCTCTACCGAGAGGTAGCCTGCTTGTTGTACGCGCCAATCCACAGGCGGCGTCCGCGCGAAGCGAGCACCTCGCCGCCGAGCTCGACGTCGCGCTGGATCGACTGATCGGGCGGCGGTCGCCTGAAAGGCGGCAGGGTCGTCCGGCCGCGACGGATGGACGATCATGA
- the rpmH gene encoding 50S ribosomal protein L34 — MSKRTFQPNNRRRAKTHGFRLRMRTRAGRAILAARRRKGRVELSA, encoded by the coding sequence GTGAGCAAGCGTACTTTCCAGCCGAACAACCGTCGCCGCGCGAAGACCCACGGCTTCCGGCTGCGCATGCGCACGCGGGCCGGCCGCGCGATCCTCGCCGCCCGCCGTCGCAAGGGCCGCGTGGAGCTCTCCGCCTGA